DNA from Ignisphaera sp.:
ACTATTAGTAAGGCCATCTTCATAGACATTACTCATTCCCCAAGATGGTGCTTACACCAAGCAAGCTTTATAAATCTTTTGGGATACAAGCTCCCTAGTTGCTTTGTGCTAGGCACCTCAATATATCCTGAATGCCTAAATCTAGCTTCTAGATGTCGAGCACAACCTCGTAGTATAGTAAGTCTTGTGATTGTTCTTCGGTGTTACAGAGCTTTCCTAACATCATCCATTCGAGGTGGTCAGAATGATGCAGATGATGTTCATATGTGGCGGGCCCGCCGGGATTTGAACCCGGGACCTACGGGTTAAAAGCCCGCCGCTCTACCTAGCTGAGCTACGGGCCCTCTCGAATCTTCGAGATGTAACCTATGTAGTGCTGTGTTTAAAAGGTTTATATGCTTCTTTTCCAGAGTTGAGCTTATAAGCAGTATTCTGAAGTAATCTATCTCACACTATGCTTTTATACTGTTTTTGGTGTGATTAATGCCTGGAAAAAGATCTTTGCAAGACCTAAGCAAGGTTTTGGAGCACGAGCTTGTGCCAAAGCATGAGGTTTTAAGTGTTGAAGAAGGTGTAGAGATACTGCGGAGATATGGTATCAAGCCAGAGCAGTTGCCTTGGCTTCGGGCAAGCGACCCTGTGGCAAGAGCTATTGGTGCTAAGCCTGGGGATATAGTAAGGATATATAGGAGAAGTCCAACAGCTGGCGAAATAATTGCTTATAGATATGTTGTTCCTGGGTAGACCCACATGAGCAGTATATCCATATTAGATAAGAGCAGTGTTCATGCCTCGCTGGGTCCGATACCACAGCCACATCCACAATCAAAAATTCTTTCATCCAATGATAGATGGACTATAATAGAGGCTTTTATAAAGGAGAAGGGCATTACAAAGCATCACATAGAATCCTATAACACATTTTTAGAGAGGACATTAAGAGAAATTATAATGGAGGAGCCGGTCATAGAGACCTCTATTCCAGGCTATAAACTCATCATAAAGGATTTTAGACTAGGCGAACCACAAGTAAGAGAAGTTGATGGTAGTATAAATAGAAATATAACACCTATGGAATGTAGACACAGAGATCTTACATATGCAATACCCATACACATAACAATAGTTCCTATAGAAAACAATGTTGCTGGAACACCAGTCGAGGTTATGGTAGGAGAAGTTCCTCTCATGGTCAAGTCAAGTAAAGACCCGGTAGCGAGGCTTAGTGAAGAAGATCTTATCA
Protein-coding regions in this window:
- a CDS encoding DNA-directed RNA polymerase subunit H, with the protein product MPGKRSLQDLSKVLEHELVPKHEVLSVEEGVEILRRYGIKPEQLPWLRASDPVARAIGAKPGDIVRIYRRSPTAGEIIAYRYVVPG